In Halobaculum rubrum, the following are encoded in one genomic region:
- a CDS encoding NAD-dependent epimerase/dehydratase family protein: protein MPSYDTALFVGGTRFIGRHTVEAFLDAGYDVTTVTRGEHADPFADREGVSNRTGDRTVREDLEAARDAVDPDVVVDFVALHPGEVREATDVFADARYVYVSSGSAYVPGDVPMREDKTELHPCEPEQEEDDDAGTYGPRKAEGDRVVFAAAEAGVEAMAVRPMLVQGPHDYTERFGYWVDRVAEHDEVLVPGDGGSLLHRVYVEDLARALLLVAEEGEPGEAYNAADRSAYSLDRSLELIADALDTDVTPVHASERELAAHDVDPGGFPLYTPEPMLVSTGKLAALGWESTPPAAYVAETARAHVDAGVSGPEESLDRATEEAVIAALRDGSGEDDE from the coding sequence ATGCCCAGCTACGACACCGCGCTGTTCGTCGGCGGCACCCGGTTCATCGGCCGGCACACCGTCGAGGCGTTCCTCGACGCCGGATACGACGTCACGACCGTCACACGCGGCGAACACGCCGACCCGTTCGCGGATCGGGAGGGCGTGAGTAACCGGACAGGCGACCGGACCGTCCGCGAGGACCTCGAAGCCGCCCGCGATGCGGTCGACCCCGACGTCGTCGTCGACTTCGTCGCCCTCCACCCCGGCGAGGTACGCGAGGCGACCGACGTGTTCGCCGACGCACGGTACGTGTACGTCTCCTCCGGGTCGGCGTACGTCCCGGGGGACGTGCCGATGCGCGAGGATAAGACAGAACTGCACCCCTGCGAGCCCGAGCAGGAGGAGGACGACGACGCCGGAACCTACGGCCCGCGCAAGGCCGAGGGCGACCGCGTCGTCTTCGCCGCCGCCGAGGCGGGCGTCGAGGCGATGGCCGTCCGGCCGATGCTCGTTCAGGGGCCCCACGACTACACCGAGCGCTTCGGCTATTGGGTGGACCGTGTCGCCGAACACGACGAGGTGCTCGTCCCCGGTGATGGCGGATCGTTGCTCCACCGCGTGTACGTGGAGGACCTCGCCCGGGCGCTCCTGCTCGTCGCCGAGGAGGGCGAGCCCGGCGAGGCGTACAACGCCGCCGACCGGTCGGCGTACTCCCTCGATCGTTCGCTGGAGCTGATCGCCGACGCCCTCGACACGGACGTGACGCCGGTGCACGCGAGCGAACGGGAGCTCGCCGCCCACGACGTGGACCCGGGCGGGTTCCCGCTGTACACGCCCGAGCCGATGCTGGTGTCGACCGGGAAGCTCGCGGCGCTGGGATGGGAGTCGACGCCGCCGGCGGCGTACGTCGCCGAGACGGCGCGGGCGCACGTCGATGCGGGCGTCAGCGGTCCCGAGGAATCGCTCGACCGGGCAACCGAGGAGGCGGTGATCGCGGCCCTGCGCGACGGGAGCGGCGAGGACGACGAATAG
- a CDS encoding M28 family peptidase, producing the protein MTDLSERTDWIGDVFTSDAGWALLESLVDVGNRMAGQPGEREGLELVRDALAEAGCRDARIDEFGLQGWVRGEAAIDADGRPEHCIALPRSPAGEVSGEFVDLGHGLPSDFEDGDVEGNVVMVSSDTPDDFDRFVHRTEKYYYAVDHGAAAFVFRNHVEGCLPPTGSVGTDDEPIGDIPAVGVSAEVGARLARRAAGDAVTVDVDCETPEATSGNAMAELGPDTDEEVLVSSHVDAHDIAEGAMDNGAGTATIVEVANALAGIEDELDTRVRFVAYGAEEVGLVGSGVEAERADRDAIEAIVNVDSNVFGRTLSLSTHGFDDLTAAAERLSDRFDHPVSTSEKQVPHSDHWPFVIHGVPGYMVSGETEGRGRGWGHTEADTLEKLEPRNLREQAILLTALVADLADADTDVARREPSEIAAALEAEDKATGMKVIGDWPYDDDGIVVE; encoded by the coding sequence GTGACGGATCTCTCCGAGCGAACCGACTGGATCGGCGACGTGTTCACGAGCGACGCGGGGTGGGCCCTCCTGGAGAGCCTCGTGGACGTTGGCAACCGCATGGCGGGCCAGCCCGGCGAGCGCGAGGGGCTCGAACTCGTCCGCGACGCCCTCGCCGAGGCGGGCTGTCGCGACGCACGGATCGACGAGTTCGGGCTACAGGGGTGGGTTCGGGGCGAGGCTGCCATCGATGCCGACGGCCGGCCCGAACACTGCATCGCGCTGCCGCGCTCGCCCGCCGGCGAGGTGTCGGGCGAGTTCGTCGACCTGGGCCACGGACTTCCCTCGGACTTCGAGGATGGCGACGTCGAGGGCAACGTCGTGATGGTGTCCTCGGACACGCCCGACGACTTCGACCGCTTCGTCCACCGTACGGAGAAGTACTACTACGCCGTCGACCACGGCGCCGCCGCGTTCGTCTTCCGCAACCACGTGGAGGGGTGTCTCCCGCCGACCGGCTCGGTCGGCACCGACGACGAGCCGATCGGCGATATCCCCGCCGTCGGCGTGAGCGCGGAGGTCGGCGCCAGGCTCGCCCGGCGCGCGGCGGGCGACGCCGTCACCGTCGACGTCGACTGCGAGACGCCCGAGGCCACCAGCGGGAACGCGATGGCCGAGCTCGGTCCCGACACCGACGAAGAGGTCCTCGTCTCCTCGCACGTCGACGCCCACGACATCGCGGAGGGCGCGATGGACAACGGCGCCGGAACCGCCACGATCGTCGAGGTCGCGAACGCGCTCGCGGGGATAGAGGACGAACTGGACACCCGGGTCCGGTTCGTCGCCTACGGCGCCGAGGAGGTCGGTCTCGTCGGCTCCGGCGTCGAGGCCGAGCGCGCCGACCGCGACGCGATCGAGGCGATCGTCAACGTCGACTCCAACGTCTTCGGCCGGACGCTGTCGCTGTCGACGCACGGCTTCGACGACCTGACCGCCGCCGCCGAGCGCCTCTCGGACCGCTTCGACCACCCGGTATCGACCAGCGAGAAGCAGGTCCCCCACAGCGATCACTGGCCGTTCGTGATCCACGGGGTCCCGGGCTACATGGTCTCCGGCGAGACCGAGGGGCGCGGGCGCGGCTGGGGACACACCGAGGCCGACACCCTGGAGAAGCTGGAGCCGCGCAACCTCCGCGAGCAGGCGATCCTCCTGACCGCGCTCGTCGCGGATCTGGCCGACGCCGACACCGACGTGGCCCGCCGCGAGCCGAGCGAGATCGCCGCCGCGCTGGAGGCGGAGGACAAGGCGACCGGGATGAAGGTGATCGGCGACTGGCCGTACGACGACGACGGAATCGTTGTCGAATAG
- a CDS encoding NUDIX domain-containing protein: MVTDASRAVVDDAIARLREEWGDCPLAEPHWEVTPAEWERDRERFAADTLGGAGAWVRRDDGAALMVRHEGESAWSEPGGKDEPGESIAEAAVRETREEAGVEVDLRGLVMLHRVAVDAPDRPTLFRLIATFDADYVAGDPEPREGEIAAVRWVHDRPDDLMYPEVAEYPL, translated from the coding sequence ATGGTCACTGACGCCTCTCGCGCCGTCGTCGACGACGCGATCGCTCGCCTGCGCGAGGAGTGGGGCGATTGCCCGCTCGCGGAGCCCCACTGGGAGGTGACGCCCGCCGAGTGGGAGCGGGACCGGGAACGCTTCGCCGCCGACACCCTCGGCGGAGCCGGTGCATGGGTCCGCCGCGACGACGGCGCCGCACTGATGGTCAGGCACGAGGGCGAGTCGGCGTGGTCGGAACCCGGCGGGAAGGACGAACCGGGGGAGTCGATCGCGGAGGCAGCCGTTCGGGAGACGCGCGAGGAGGCGGGCGTCGAGGTCGACCTCCGCGGGCTGGTGATGCTCCATCGCGTCGCCGTCGACGCCCCCGACAGGCCGACCCTGTTCCGGCTGATCGCCACCTTCGACGCCGACTACGTCGCCGGCGATCCAGAACCCCGGGAGGGCGAGATCGCGGCGGTCCGCTGGGTCCACGACCGTCCGGACGACCTCATGTACCCGGAGGTGGCGGAGTACCCGCTGTGA
- a CDS encoding DUF420 domain-containing protein, producing MATADASGPLGTVKEYPRATVAVVSAVGYALVIGTFAGVVPDSVFPSLTQGEVNLLSHAIAAVNTVTTALLVLGWRWIRAGEVRKHAAAMSASFGLIMVFLVMYLAKVGGGPGEKHIIIRETAFLGAYAGAVEVAYLAMLAIHILLSVVTVPVVLYALVLGATHTPEELRTETPHKRVGRIAAGTWIVSLSLGVVTYVLLNWVYAYEFVRVAR from the coding sequence ATGGCAACAGCGGACGCGAGCGGCCCGCTCGGCACCGTGAAAGAGTACCCGCGCGCCACGGTCGCCGTGGTGTCGGCCGTCGGCTACGCGCTCGTCATCGGAACGTTCGCGGGCGTCGTCCCCGACTCGGTGTTCCCGTCGCTCACGCAAGGCGAGGTGAACCTCCTGAGCCACGCCATCGCCGCGGTCAACACCGTGACGACCGCGCTGCTCGTGCTCGGGTGGCGCTGGATCCGCGCGGGCGAGGTGCGAAAGCACGCCGCCGCGATGAGCGCCTCGTTCGGCCTGATCATGGTGTTCCTCGTCATGTACCTCGCGAAGGTCGGCGGCGGCCCGGGCGAGAAACACATCATCATCCGGGAGACCGCGTTCCTCGGCGCGTACGCCGGCGCCGTCGAGGTCGCGTACCTCGCGATGCTCGCGATCCACATCCTCCTGTCGGTGGTGACGGTGCCGGTCGTCCTGTACGCGCTCGTCCTCGGGGCGACCCACACGCCCGAGGAACTCCGCACCGAGACCCCCCACAAGCGCGTCGGCCGGATCGCCGCGGGCACGTGGATCGTCTCGCTCTCGCTGGGCGTCGTCACGTACGTGCTGCTCAACTGGGTGTACGCCTACGAGTTCGTCCGCGTCGCCCGATAG
- a CDS encoding M48 family metallopeptidase: MFSLPPVSSPAVPSVLSTALSWAGDWWELWALIAVGFLGVRLAPALVFRAERPAALPEEAARAVERAGVPADRVGVLGRDGRVVAYAAGLTAGHGRVFVSTGLLRELDSEGVAAVVRHEYAHLARGHVPLRVGIPCAYAVAWAVDATLFGRAGLVAGAVLAVPLAYLSVRVARWTEYDADAVAAGGAGDDFRDALARLAAGGHLGRTAPAGGRLRRLLASLSMHPPLGERLRRLDERPDGARSAHPSDGPPTRAARGDD, from the coding sequence GTGTTTTCCCTCCCACCGGTGTCGTCGCCGGCGGTTCCCTCCGTGCTGTCGACCGCGCTGTCGTGGGCGGGCGACTGGTGGGAACTGTGGGCGCTCATCGCGGTCGGCTTCCTCGGGGTTCGCCTCGCCCCGGCGCTCGTCTTCCGGGCAGAGCGCCCGGCGGCGCTTCCCGAGGAGGCCGCCCGCGCGGTCGAGCGCGCCGGCGTCCCGGCCGACCGCGTCGGCGTCCTCGGACGCGACGGACGGGTTGTCGCGTACGCCGCGGGGCTGACGGCCGGTCACGGTCGGGTGTTCGTCTCGACCGGGCTGTTGCGCGAACTCGACTCCGAGGGCGTCGCGGCGGTCGTACGACACGAGTACGCACACCTCGCCAGAGGGCACGTTCCCCTCAGGGTCGGGATCCCCTGCGCGTACGCCGTCGCGTGGGCCGTCGATGCGACGCTGTTCGGACGCGCGGGACTGGTCGCTGGCGCGGTCCTCGCGGTCCCGCTTGCGTACCTCTCGGTGCGGGTCGCGCGCTGGACCGAGTACGACGCCGACGCGGTCGCCGCCGGCGGCGCGGGCGACGACTTTCGCGACGCGCTCGCCAGGCTCGCCGCCGGTGGTCACCTCGGTCGGACGGCCCCGGCAGGGGGTCGCCTCCGTCGGCTGCTCGCGTCGCTGTCGATGCACCCGCCGCTCGGCGAGCGGCTGCGGCGCCTCGACGAGCGACCGGACGGTGCGAGGAGCGCTCACCCGTCCGACGGGCCGCCGACGCGCGCGGCTCGCGGAGACGACTGA
- a CDS encoding NAD-dependent epimerase/dehydratase family protein, producing MADTALVVGGTRFIGRHVVEDLLDNGYEVTIVNRGNHENPFSDVEGVDHVEGDRRNDTDLKAAALSVTPDIVIDCVAYYPEDVRVATDVFADVDGYVYISSGSAYGVEEIPKREGETELCACTDEQATDDSHESYGPRKAEGDRAIAAAAEEGVNAMSVRPCIVYGPHDYTERLDYWVDRVLNHDRVVVPGDGQNLWHRAYAEDVASALRIVAEKGEPGEAYNVGDRTLVTMEEMVDLIAEAADTDVEVVHAGGRELAAADLAADDFVLYREYPHVLDTTKLAALGWESTPLAEAMERTVAEHRESDRDGSEHDPGREAEERVLGVLDTL from the coding sequence ATGGCAGACACCGCGCTCGTCGTCGGCGGCACCCGGTTCATCGGGCGACACGTCGTCGAGGACCTGCTCGACAACGGCTACGAGGTCACGATCGTCAACCGCGGGAACCACGAGAACCCGTTCTCGGACGTCGAGGGCGTCGATCACGTCGAGGGCGACCGCCGGAACGACACCGACCTGAAGGCGGCGGCGCTCTCCGTCACGCCGGACATCGTGATCGACTGCGTCGCCTACTACCCCGAGGACGTGCGCGTCGCCACCGACGTGTTCGCCGACGTGGACGGCTACGTGTACATCTCCTCGGGGTCGGCCTACGGCGTCGAGGAGATCCCCAAACGCGAGGGCGAGACCGAACTGTGTGCGTGCACCGACGAGCAGGCGACCGACGACTCCCACGAGTCGTACGGCCCGCGCAAAGCCGAGGGCGACCGCGCGATCGCCGCGGCCGCCGAGGAGGGCGTCAACGCGATGAGCGTCCGCCCGTGCATCGTCTACGGCCCCCACGACTACACCGAGCGGCTCGACTACTGGGTCGACCGCGTGCTGAATCACGATCGCGTGGTCGTCCCCGGCGACGGCCAGAACCTCTGGCACCGCGCGTACGCCGAGGACGTGGCGAGCGCCCTGCGGATCGTCGCCGAGAAGGGCGAGCCCGGCGAGGCGTACAACGTCGGCGACCGCACGCTGGTCACGATGGAGGAGATGGTCGACCTGATCGCCGAGGCCGCCGATACCGACGTGGAGGTCGTCCACGCGGGCGGTCGCGAACTCGCGGCCGCCGATCTGGCGGCGGACGACTTCGTCCTCTACCGCGAGTACCCGCACGTGCTCGACACGACCAAGCTGGCCGCGCTCGGGTGGGAGTCGACGCCGCTCGCCGAGGCGATGGAGCGGACCGTCGCCGAGCACCGCGAGAGCGACCGCGACGGGAGCGAACACGACCCCGGCCGGGAGGCCGAGGAGCGCGTGCTCGGCGTGCTCGACACGCTGTAA
- a CDS encoding FlaD/FlaE family flagellar protein, with protein MLRPSDYDPKELRALTGAAAPTHADEEPARWTQPDDYLGRADARVRAAQVEDAFLLQAAAGGTSRPYLPSLPDSVVGTRLVLDWLRYLVGVGGRERAREALAFYRDVEWLDESVEDALAAYLEAFDDTDGSRISVDHHRTSLLFVARLAALR; from the coding sequence ATGCTCAGACCGAGCGATTACGACCCGAAGGAGTTGCGAGCGTTGACGGGAGCGGCGGCGCCGACGCACGCCGACGAGGAACCCGCCCGGTGGACACAGCCGGACGATTACCTCGGTCGAGCGGACGCGCGCGTGCGGGCGGCGCAGGTGGAAGACGCCTTCCTCCTTCAGGCGGCGGCCGGCGGCACGAGTAGGCCCTACCTGCCGAGTCTTCCCGACTCGGTGGTCGGGACCCGACTCGTGCTCGACTGGTTACGCTACCTCGTCGGCGTCGGCGGGCGCGAACGCGCCCGCGAGGCGCTCGCCTTCTATCGGGACGTGGAGTGGCTCGACGAGTCCGTCGAGGACGCCCTCGCGGCGTACCTCGAGGCCTTCGACGACACCGACGGCTCTCGGATCTCCGTCGACCATCACCGCACGAGCCTGCTGTTCGTCGCCCGCCTCGCCGCGCTCCGATAA
- a CDS encoding alanyl-tRNA editing protein, whose protein sequence is MTDQLYLADSTVGEFAATVERSLDERVVLDRTHFYPTGGGQPNDTGTLRVVDAGGGADGADGDGGDTDSDAGVDADGDDAVGTEFAVTDVEKADTVYHHLDGAAPPAGARVRGVLDWDRRHAHMRYHTAQHLLSAVLLDEFDARTVGNQLYADRARLDAEYPKFSEADLADVEARMNALVDDGLPVRHYTMDREVAEAELDAERTRIDLLPSSITELRIVEVGGTRSGPGNASGEGSEAERSEASKRTGSEATREQTDPRAGDADDPFDRTACAGTHVENTDAIGEVTVQGRTTQGGETERVEFTLADT, encoded by the coding sequence GTGACCGATCAGCTGTATCTCGCGGACAGCACCGTCGGCGAGTTCGCGGCGACCGTCGAGCGGTCGCTCGACGAGCGCGTCGTCCTCGACCGGACGCACTTCTACCCGACCGGCGGCGGCCAACCCAACGACACGGGAACGCTCCGGGTGGTCGACGCCGGCGGCGGTGCTGACGGCGCGGACGGGGACGGCGGCGACACCGATAGCGACGCCGGCGTCGACGCGGACGGTGACGACGCGGTCGGCACCGAGTTCGCCGTCACCGACGTGGAGAAGGCGGACACGGTGTACCATCACCTCGACGGCGCGGCGCCGCCCGCGGGCGCTCGCGTCCGTGGCGTCCTCGACTGGGATCGTCGACACGCCCACATGCGGTATCACACCGCCCAGCACCTCCTCTCGGCGGTCCTCCTCGACGAGTTCGACGCCCGGACGGTCGGGAACCAGCTGTACGCCGACCGCGCGCGCCTCGACGCCGAGTACCCGAAGTTCTCCGAGGCCGACCTCGCCGACGTCGAGGCGCGCATGAACGCCCTCGTCGACGACGGGCTCCCCGTGCGCCACTACACGATGGACCGCGAGGTCGCCGAGGCGGAACTCGACGCCGAGCGCACGCGGATCGACCTGCTCCCGAGTTCGATCACGGAGCTTCGGATCGTGGAGGTCGGCGGGACGCGGAGCGGCCCGGGGAACGCGAGCGGGGAGGGGAGCGAGGCCGAACGAAGTGAGGCCTCGAAGCGAACGGGGAGTGAAGCGACCCGTGAACAGACCGACCCGCGAGCAGGCGACGCGGACGACCCGTTCGACCGCACCGCCTGCGCCGGCACCCACGTCGAGAACACCGACGCGATCGGCGAGGTGACCGTCCAGGGCCGGACGACGCAGGGCGGCGAGACGGAGCGCGTCGAGTTCACCCTCGCGGACACCTGA
- a CDS encoding DUF7313 family protein — MLPSPLEFLVPLGALESVAGVLPYVILVVVLVNVVTRLLAQRSFERAAAEGDDDEALSRYLPHETVNVLLIVLSFAFMIVEPHGGMVLSVLVLGMVISDFFEYESRRVEARNDLEMDKPNSAIVASVLVIAYAGYQALFFVIEPIWNSII; from the coding sequence ATGTTACCGTCACCGCTGGAGTTCCTCGTCCCCCTCGGGGCGCTGGAGTCCGTGGCGGGGGTGTTGCCGTACGTCATCCTCGTTGTCGTGCTCGTGAACGTGGTCACCCGGCTGCTCGCACAGCGGAGCTTCGAGCGCGCGGCCGCCGAGGGAGACGACGACGAAGCTCTGAGCCGGTATCTCCCCCACGAGACCGTGAACGTCCTGCTCATCGTGCTGTCGTTCGCGTTCATGATCGTCGAGCCGCACGGCGGGATGGTGCTGTCCGTGCTCGTCCTCGGGATGGTCATCTCGGACTTCTTCGAGTACGAGTCCCGCCGCGTCGAGGCCCGGAACGACCTGGAGATGGACAAGCCCAACAGCGCGATCGTCGCCTCGGTGCTGGTGATCGCGTACGCCGGCTACCAGGCGCTGTTCTTCGTCATCGAGCCGATCTGGAACTCGATCATCTGA
- a CDS encoding ATP-NAD kinase — translation MTEFRAALAGDDGSLREAVEAAGGAVVAGDADPDAVVTLGERALVETALGEPSAPVLPVDAGDGRHAVRRVDAEAALAALADGRGRTESRATLSVTVDGDRRARAALDATLMTAEPARISEYAVSEGDDGEPIARVRSDGVVVATPAGSSGYARAAGGSVLAPGTGLSVVPVSPFATTADTWVLDDEAVVRVERDDCDVELILDGEAAGVVAPEVDIRIAVDGRVPFVRVPPSAVSSRARR, via the coding sequence ATGACCGAGTTCCGCGCGGCGCTGGCGGGCGACGACGGCAGCCTCCGCGAGGCGGTCGAGGCCGCCGGCGGCGCGGTCGTCGCCGGCGACGCCGACCCGGACGCGGTCGTCACCCTGGGCGAGCGCGCGCTCGTCGAGACCGCTCTCGGAGAGCCGTCCGCGCCGGTCCTCCCGGTCGACGCCGGCGACGGGCGACACGCCGTTCGCCGGGTCGACGCGGAGGCCGCGCTGGCCGCGCTGGCCGACGGGCGCGGGCGGACGGAGTCGCGGGCGACGCTCTCGGTGACCGTCGACGGCGACCGTCGAGCTCGGGCGGCGTTGGACGCGACGCTGATGACGGCCGAACCGGCGCGAATCTCGGAGTACGCCGTCAGCGAGGGCGACGACGGCGAACCGATCGCTCGGGTCCGGTCGGACGGCGTCGTCGTCGCGACGCCCGCCGGGTCGAGCGGCTACGCGCGCGCCGCCGGCGGCTCCGTGCTCGCGCCGGGAACCGGCCTGTCGGTTGTCCCCGTCTCGCCGTTCGCGACGACCGCCGACACGTGGGTGCTCGACGACGAGGCGGTGGTGCGCGTCGAGCGCGACGACTGCGACGTGGAGTTGATCCTCGACGGCGAGGCCGCCGGCGTCGTCGCCCCCGAGGTCGACATCCGGATCGCGGTCGACGGCCGCGTTCCGTTCGTTCGAGTGCCGCCGTCGGCCGTCTCGTCACGGGCGCGACGCTGA
- a CDS encoding HD domain-containing protein produces the protein MGVEIKGSRVTAEEVADMEHFVREYLAASVESEDDGGRMRWYPWHSAEYRFNHILNVVEIAETIAAKEGADTDVVRVAALFHDVSKLEAEQDVHAEEGARVARQYLETHGDYPESFVAEVCSAVEDHSYQGPLSDLPLETRCLIEADLLDKVGANGTTLMILRMGYEARTHMDAAEMVQRVLERGREHASRVESDTAESIAHERIKRVKWFREWLEDEVREMSHDREFDEI, from the coding sequence GTGGGCGTCGAAATAAAGGGCTCGCGCGTCACCGCCGAGGAGGTCGCGGACATGGAGCACTTCGTCCGCGAGTACCTCGCCGCGTCCGTCGAAAGCGAGGACGACGGCGGCCGGATGCGGTGGTACCCGTGGCACTCCGCGGAGTACCGCTTCAACCACATCCTGAACGTCGTCGAGATCGCCGAGACGATCGCCGCCAAGGAGGGCGCCGACACCGACGTGGTGCGGGTGGCCGCGCTGTTTCATGACGTGTCGAAGCTGGAGGCGGAGCAGGACGTCCACGCCGAGGAGGGCGCCCGCGTCGCCCGGCAGTACCTCGAGACGCACGGCGACTACCCCGAGTCGTTCGTCGCGGAGGTGTGCTCGGCCGTCGAGGACCACTCCTACCAGGGGCCGCTGTCCGACCTCCCGCTGGAGACGCGGTGTCTCATCGAGGCGGACCTGCTCGACAAGGTCGGCGCGAACGGCACCACGCTCATGATCCTCCGGATGGGCTACGAGGCGCGCACCCACATGGACGCCGCCGAGATGGTCCAGCGCGTGCTGGAGCGCGGCCGCGAGCACGCCTCGCGCGTCGAGAGCGACACCGCCGAGTCCATCGCCCACGAGCGCATCAAGCGCGTGAAGTGGTTCCGCGAGTGGCTGGAAGACGAGGTGCGCGAGATGAGTCACGACCGCGAGTTCGACGAGATCTGA
- a CDS encoding rod shape-determining protein has translation MAAESEPADDDSFESSNPTPIGVKLGSTRTVLRYPEDADSDELTTVRTLTCLALYEDAITGEEKALFGEQAAAEYPDRVQYMLRSGLPEDDERAELAGRFFRELLSANGVPSDSAVVYAIPTMDNDAGLENLTEVIESSDIGAHTMRAYPESLCGAIPAMGAGVEAVDDVFISVNMGSTNLEACAYRRGDQLVPFSTGSVTGNDVDRRIVANVEEETQGRVHVDLTTAREYKEEHGNVGNFEPFSDVIQQPGGGSHEYTIEDSVVDALDWYLDAAVNEVANEFLPELANDYMKVYQLSLNNDIAVTGGMACIPGLAEEFERRLCAELDRDVNVVVPDEPDLAAAEGARRIAEKLAGQ, from the coding sequence ATGGCAGCAGAATCCGAACCCGCAGACGACGACAGTTTCGAGTCCAGCAACCCAACCCCCATCGGCGTGAAGCTCGGCTCCACGCGAACCGTGCTTCGGTACCCCGAGGACGCCGACAGCGACGAGCTCACGACGGTGCGAACGCTCACGTGTCTCGCGCTGTACGAGGACGCGATCACGGGGGAGGAGAAGGCCCTGTTCGGGGAGCAGGCCGCCGCAGAGTACCCCGACCGGGTCCAGTATATGCTCCGCTCCGGACTTCCGGAGGACGACGAGCGCGCGGAGCTCGCCGGCCGGTTCTTCCGGGAGCTGCTCTCGGCCAACGGCGTTCCCTCCGACTCGGCGGTCGTGTACGCCATCCCGACGATGGACAACGACGCCGGCCTCGAGAACCTCACCGAGGTCATCGAGTCCTCGGACATCGGCGCCCACACGATGCGCGCGTACCCCGAGTCGCTGTGCGGCGCCATCCCCGCGATGGGCGCCGGGGTCGAGGCCGTCGACGACGTGTTCATCTCGGTGAACATGGGGTCGACGAACCTCGAGGCGTGCGCGTACCGCCGCGGCGACCAGCTCGTCCCGTTCTCCACCGGCTCGGTGACCGGCAACGACGTCGATCGGCGGATCGTCGCCAACGTCGAGGAGGAGACGCAGGGGCGCGTCCACGTCGACCTGACGACCGCCCGCGAGTACAAGGAGGAGCACGGGAACGTCGGGAACTTCGAGCCGTTCTCGGACGTGATCCAGCAGCCCGGCGGCGGCTCCCACGAGTACACCATCGAGGACAGCGTCGTCGACGCCCTCGACTGGTACCTCGACGCCGCCGTGAACGAGGTCGCCAACGAGTTCCTGCCGGAGCTCGCCAACGACTACATGAAGGTGTACCAGCTCTCGCTGAACAACGACATCGCCGTCACCGGCGGGATGGCGTGCATCCCCGGCCTCGCCGAGGAGTTCGAGCGTCGGCTCTGTGCGGAGCTCGACCGCGACGTGAACGTGGTCGTTCCCGACGAGCCCGACCTCGCGGCCGCCGAGGGCGCCCGGCGCATCGCCGAGAAGCTCGCCGGCCAGTAG